One Paraburkholderia agricolaris DNA segment encodes these proteins:
- a CDS encoding tetratricopeptide repeat protein: MNQRLLVKLSGVVLACGVIAGCATQGNNVATTPEAFNKQLADADTVAKGGDQDRAISLYQQLAKSDPTREEPWSRIAQIQFTQGHYGQAIVAAQEALQRDQTDRQAKSVLAVAGLRVATQSLGELRQDASLAGDAKSDAQALAKQLRDTLGEATLFPPDPNDKPVVKKKRVIHRVAKGKTTDTPEATPGAAAPAATAAAPAAPAPAAPAAPAKAAQSGGASDPFSALR, encoded by the coding sequence ATGAATCAGCGTCTGTTAGTAAAACTATCTGGGGTAGTGTTGGCATGCGGCGTGATTGCCGGTTGCGCGACACAGGGCAACAACGTGGCGACCACACCGGAGGCTTTTAATAAGCAACTCGCGGACGCGGACACCGTCGCGAAGGGTGGTGACCAGGACCGCGCCATCTCGCTTTATCAGCAATTAGCCAAATCCGATCCGACGCGTGAGGAACCGTGGTCGCGCATTGCGCAGATCCAGTTCACGCAGGGTCATTACGGCCAGGCTATTGTCGCCGCGCAAGAAGCGCTGCAGCGCGACCAGACCGATCGTCAGGCCAAGAGCGTGCTGGCTGTCGCCGGCCTGCGCGTGGCTACGCAGTCGCTTGGCGAACTGCGTCAGGATGCGTCGCTCGCGGGCGATGCGAAGTCGGACGCGCAAGCGCTCGCCAAGCAGTTGCGCGACACACTCGGCGAAGCCACGTTGTTCCCGCCTGACCCGAACGACAAGCCCGTCGTGAAGAAGAAGCGCGTTATTCACCGCGTCGCCAAGGGTAAGACCACGGATACGCCGGAAGCAACCCCCGGCGCCGCGGCTCCGGCCGCCACGGCGGCAGCTCCCGCCGCGCCGGCACCGGCCGCGCCTGCCGCGCCCGCCAAAGCAGCGCAAAGCGGCGGCGCGTCCGATCCGTTCAGCGCGCTGCGCTGA
- the tssB gene encoding type VI secretion system contractile sheath small subunit, with protein sequence MAKKESIQKRLQKVRPPRVQLTYEVERGDAIEVKELPFVVGVVADLAGQSEVEQPKLRDRKFVNIDRDNFDDVMKAIEPRAAFQVENRLSEVGGKFAVDLRFKSMADFSPDEVVAQIEPLRRLLEARSKLADLRNKLAGNDKLEDLLSEVLNNTQQLQTLAKDQGNAADQHAGAPDHDKQGE encoded by the coding sequence ATGGCGAAGAAAGAAAGTATTCAAAAACGTTTGCAAAAAGTGCGGCCGCCGCGCGTTCAACTCACGTATGAAGTTGAGCGTGGCGATGCGATCGAGGTGAAAGAACTGCCGTTCGTCGTCGGCGTGGTTGCCGATCTGGCCGGACAGTCCGAAGTCGAGCAGCCGAAGCTGCGCGATCGCAAGTTCGTCAACATCGACCGCGACAATTTTGACGACGTGATGAAGGCGATCGAGCCGCGCGCCGCATTTCAGGTGGAAAACCGCCTGAGCGAAGTGGGTGGCAAATTTGCGGTCGACCTGCGTTTCAAGTCGATGGCCGATTTCAGTCCGGATGAGGTGGTCGCACAGATCGAACCGCTGCGCCGTCTGCTCGAAGCGCGTTCGAAGCTGGCCGATCTGCGCAACAAGCTGGCCGGCAACGACAAGCTCGAAGACCTGTTGAGCGAAGTGCTCAACAACACGCAGCAGTTGCAAACGCTGGCGAAAGACCAGGGCAACGCAGCAGACCAGCACGCCGGCGCGCCGGACCACGACAAGCAGGGCGAATAA
- the tssJ gene encoding type VI secretion system lipoprotein TssJ, protein MNSRLVRHASVLIASLAVCALLGGCAAAVPALGAAANAVLQASGLGKPEVPDAQKPPRNVGLTLYAAQNLNAANDNRPLALIVRLYVLKDPTSFQQAPFDAFTDPAKEKTTLGGDLLGVREVTLIPGQRYTVTEKVSREAQAFGIVALFRDPAMQRWKFAFDPAKSEKSGIMIGLHNCAMTVTNGTVIPPEQGLPAQPLNMLSSVSCG, encoded by the coding sequence ATGAATTCGCGTCTTGTTCGCCATGCATCGGTATTGATTGCCAGCCTCGCGGTGTGCGCGCTGCTGGGCGGCTGCGCGGCCGCCGTGCCGGCGCTGGGAGCCGCAGCCAACGCGGTTTTGCAGGCGAGCGGGCTCGGCAAACCCGAGGTGCCGGACGCCCAGAAACCGCCCCGCAATGTCGGCCTGACCTTATACGCGGCGCAGAATCTGAATGCCGCCAATGACAACCGCCCATTGGCGCTGATCGTGCGGCTTTATGTGTTGAAAGACCCCACCTCATTCCAGCAGGCGCCATTCGACGCCTTTACCGATCCGGCCAAGGAAAAGACCACTCTGGGCGGCGATCTGCTGGGCGTGCGCGAAGTGACGCTGATCCCCGGTCAACGTTACACCGTCACCGAAAAAGTCTCGCGCGAAGCTCAGGCATTCGGTATCGTCGCGCTATTCCGCGACCCGGCCATGCAGCGTTGGAAATTCGCCTTCGACCCGGCGAAGTCGGAGAAATCCGGCATAATGATTGGCCTGCATAACTGTGCAATGACGGTGACTAACGGCACCGTGATCCCACCTGAACAGGGATTGCCCGCCCAGCCGCTGAATATGCTTTCTTCGGTAAGTTGTGGTTAA
- the tssC gene encoding type VI secretion system contractile sheath large subunit: MNQQTAAAQLAAAQSGTESTLLDEIVEKSRVAKSESEHARAKDLIGELVHQVLDGTVVVSDNLSATIDARVAELDRLISAQLSAVMHAPQFQRMESTWRGLDYLCKESNTGSTVKIKALHAPKRDLVRDFKNAIEFDQSALFKKVYEEEFGTFGGAPFGTIIGDFEVTRQPEDVYFIEQMAHVAAAAHAPFIASASPELMGLETFADLGKPRDLGKVFDTVEYAKWKSFRDSEDSRYVGLTLPRFLGRLPFNPKDGATAEGFNFVEDVDGTDHSKYLWCNAAWAFAARLTAAFDDFGWCAAIRGVEGGGLVEDLPTHTFKTDDGEVALKCPTEIAITDRREKELSDLGFIPLVHCKNSDYAAFFAAQSVQKPKKYSTDSANANAVLSAQLQYIFSVSRVAHYLKAMMRDKIGSFASAQNVEVFLNRWISQYVLLDDNATQEQKAQFPLREASIQVSEIPGKPGSYRSVAFLRPHFQLDELSISLRLVADLPKPANS; this comes from the coding sequence ATGAATCAGCAAACGGCAGCAGCCCAACTCGCCGCCGCGCAGAGCGGCACGGAATCCACGCTGCTCGACGAGATCGTCGAGAAAAGCCGCGTGGCCAAGTCCGAGTCCGAACACGCGCGCGCAAAAGACCTGATCGGTGAACTCGTACACCAGGTGCTCGACGGCACGGTGGTGGTGTCCGACAACCTGTCTGCCACGATCGACGCGCGCGTCGCGGAACTCGACCGCCTGATTTCCGCGCAACTGAGCGCGGTGATGCATGCGCCGCAATTCCAGCGCATGGAAAGCACGTGGCGCGGTCTGGACTATCTGTGCAAGGAAAGCAATACCGGTTCGACGGTCAAGATCAAGGCGCTGCACGCGCCGAAGCGCGACCTCGTGCGCGATTTCAAGAACGCGATTGAATTCGATCAGAGCGCGCTCTTCAAGAAGGTTTATGAGGAAGAGTTCGGTACGTTCGGCGGTGCACCGTTCGGCACGATCATCGGCGACTTCGAGGTGACGCGTCAGCCTGAAGACGTGTATTTCATCGAACAGATGGCACACGTCGCGGCTGCGGCGCATGCCCCTTTCATCGCCTCGGCGTCGCCTGAACTGATGGGCCTTGAAACGTTTGCCGACCTCGGCAAGCCGCGCGATCTCGGCAAGGTGTTCGACACCGTCGAATATGCGAAGTGGAAGTCGTTCCGCGATTCCGAAGACTCGCGTTATGTTGGTTTGACCCTGCCGCGTTTTCTCGGCCGCCTGCCTTTTAATCCGAAAGACGGCGCCACCGCGGAAGGTTTCAACTTCGTTGAAGACGTGGATGGCACGGATCACAGCAAATATCTGTGGTGTAACGCAGCGTGGGCATTTGCCGCCCGCCTGACGGCCGCCTTCGACGATTTCGGCTGGTGCGCGGCGATTCGCGGCGTGGAAGGCGGCGGTCTGGTAGAAGACCTGCCCACCCACACGTTCAAGACCGACGACGGCGAAGTCGCGCTGAAATGCCCAACGGAAATCGCGATTACCGATCGCCGTGAAAAGGAGCTGAGCGACCTGGGTTTCATTCCGCTCGTGCACTGCAAGAACTCGGATTACGCCGCGTTTTTCGCCGCGCAATCGGTGCAAAAACCCAAGAAATACAGCACCGATAGCGCGAATGCGAACGCCGTGCTGTCCGCGCAGCTGCAGTACATCTTCTCGGTGTCGCGCGTGGCGCACTACCTGAAGGCGATGATGCGCGACAAGATCGGTAGTTTCGCATCGGCACAGAACGTCGAAGTTTTCCTGAATCGTTGGATCTCGCAGTACGTGCTGCTGGACGACAACGCGACTCAGGAGCAGAAAGCGCAGTTCCCGCTGCGCGAGGCATCGATCCAGGTCTCGGAAATTCCGGGCAAGCCTGGTTCGTATCGTTCGGTCGCTTTCCTACGCCCGCACTTCCAGCTAGACGAGTTGTCGATCTCGTTGCGGCTTGTTGCTGACCTGCCGAAACCGGCAAATTCATAA